Proteins co-encoded in one Gossypium arboreum isolate Shixiya-1 chromosome 11, ASM2569848v2, whole genome shotgun sequence genomic window:
- the LOC108461772 gene encoding uncharacterized protein LOC108461772 yields MVDVDRRMSGLNPAHVAGLRRLSARASAPSTPTSLPLRNGLQSLSSLADKVITHLRDSGFQVQPGLLDAEFARAEAEFRFVFPPDLRAILSAGLPVGPGFPDWRSVGARLHLRASFDLPIAAISFQIARNTLWSKSWGPRPSDPEKALRVARNALKRAPLLIPIFNHCYIPCNPSLAGNPIFFIDETRVFCCGFDLSDFFERESLFRGSEPDPGSLKKQRSVSEKSAGSSTHFSRRSLDAGLVTGTRTPRWVEFWSDAAVDRRRRFSSSSSSNSSPERYLDMPRTKIPKWVDDYIDQIGCVLREGGWAESDVAEIRHVSASGFFEEEMVLLDNQAVLDALLLKVDRFSDSLRKAGWSSEEVSEALGFDFRLEKEKKPAKKLSPQLVEKIGKLAESVTRS; encoded by the coding sequence ATGGTTGACGTCGACCGGCGTATGTCCGGTCTGAATCCGGCTCATGTAGCTGGTTTACGCCGTCTCTCTGCTCGTGCTTCCGCTCCTTCAACTCCGACTTCTCTTCCTCTTCGCAACGGTCTTCAGTCTCTCTCTTCTCTAGCTGATAAAGTTATAACCCATTTACGAGATTCGGGGTTCCAAGTCCAGCCAGGTTTATTGGACGCTGAGTTCGCCCGAGCCGAAGCCGAGTTCCGTTTCGTTTTCCCACCTGACCTCCGAGCCATATTATCAGCCGGCTTACCTGTGGGTCCTGGTTTTCCCGATTGGCGATCTGTTGGAGCCCGACTCCATCTTCGGGCTTCGTTTGATCTTCCCATCGCTGCAATTTCCTTTCAAATAGCGCGCAACACTTTATGGTCCAAATCTTGGGGGCCCAGACCCTCTGACCCCGAGAAAGCTTTACGGGTCGCAAGGAATGCCCTTAAACGAGCTCCCCTTTTGATCCCCATTTTTAATCACTGCTATATTCCCTGCAATCCGTCTTTAGCTGGTAATCCGATTTTCTTCATTGACGAAACCCGGGTTTTCTGTTGCGGATTCGATCTATCTGATTTTTTTGAGAGGGAATCCTTGTTCCGAGGTTCCGAACCCGACCCGGGATCATTGAAGAAGCAGAGATCGGTTAGTGAAAAATCAGCTGGGTCGTCCACTCATTTTTCAAGGCGTAGTTTGGATGCGGGTTTGGTAACCGGGACGAGAACCCCTAGATGGGTCGAGTTCTGGAGCGACGCCGCGGTTGATCGGCGCCGGAGATTCTCGTCGTCGTCCTCGTCGAATTCGTCGCCTGAGAGGTACTTGGATATGCCGAGAACCAAAATCCCGAAATGGGTGGACGATTACATTGATCAAATCGGGTGTGTTCTTAGAGAAGGCGGGTGGGCGGAATCTGATGTAGCGGAAATCAGACACGTGTCAGCATCTGGGTTCTTCGAAGAAGAGATGGTTTTATTGGATAATCAAGCTGTTCTTGATGCACTTCTTTTAAAAGTGGATCGGTTCTCAGATTCACTCCGAAAAGCCGGATGGAGCTCCGAAGAAGTTTCGGAAGCACTGGGGTTTGATTTCCGACTGGAGAAGGAAAAGAAACCTGCAAAGAAATTATCCCCTCAGCTGGTAGAAAAAATTGGGAAACTTGCTGAATCGGTTACGCGGTCATGA